A genomic stretch from Lathyrus oleraceus cultivar Zhongwan6 chromosome 2, CAAS_Psat_ZW6_1.0, whole genome shotgun sequence includes:
- the LOC127121155 gene encoding SPX domain-containing membrane protein At4g22990-like, with the protein MLKYVMEILLAESSVITTYYFKWSTGTVAIFLAGLGLTVLPINIIVGSYVSNWFDDRQILLASEIMVLIGIVSAFHVIIPYSELQYICSGLLMFVSAEVLEGNILLVIFFSIFGNCRN; encoded by the exons ATGCTCAAATATGTGATGGAGATTTTACTAGCAGAATCTAGTGTCATCACAACATACTACTTTAAGTGGTCAACTGGCACAGTTGCCATTTTTCTTGCTGGCCTTGGTTTGACAGTTCTTCCTATAAACATTATTGTTGGAAGCTATGTAAGCAACTGGTTTGACGACAG GCAAATTCTGTTGGCATCAGAAATCATGGTTTTAATTGGCATAGTCTCGGCCTTTCATGTAATCATTCCATACTCTGAGCTGCAGTACATCTGTTCAGGTCTTCTCATGTTTGTTTCTGCTGAAGTACTTGAAGGTAACATTTTACTAGTaattttcttttctatttttgGTAACTGCcgaaattga
- the LOC127122061 gene encoding aldehyde dehydrogenase family 3 member H1 has translation MVFDGEAASSLVKELRVSFSSGKTRSYKWRISQVKALLKMMAEREDEIVDALRSDLAKPPLETVVYEIGMFKNSCELVLRELKQWMTPEKAKTSITAFPSSAEIIPEPLGVVLVISAWNYPFLLSLDPVVGAIAAGNAVVLKPSEIAPASSSLLEKLLGEYLDNSSIRVVEGAVDETTALLQQKWDKIFYTGNGKVGRIVMAAAAKHLTPVVLELGGKSPTVVDSNVNLEVAARRIISGKWGCNNGQACISPDYLITTKEFAPKLVDALKTELENCFGKNPIESNDLSRIVNSNHFARLLKFLDDDKVSGKIVYGGEKDESKLRIAPTILLDVPQDSLIMSEEIFGPLLPIVTVRIKAHKKELILCHLVQISSVFFGYLLQFGSARAVNRRYISDCVPLKIRIQASAGFVSASALGMACGPALAGLLQTNFKIYNVTFNQDTLPGWVMTIAWLIYSIWLWISFVEPSREFEEDRKTDKSQKSNAGTSTDDFYFFYCDLSR, from the exons ATGGTGTTTGACGGAGAAGCCGCGTCGTCGCTGGTGAAGGAACTGAGGGTGAGTTTCAGTTCCGGTAAGACGCGAAGTTACAAATGGAGAATATCGCAGGTGAAGGCTCTTTTGAAAATGATGGCTGAACGAGAGGATGAAATCGTTGATGCTCTTCGTTCTGACCTTGCTAAACCGCCACTCGAAACGGTCGTCTACGAG ATTGGTATGTTTAAAAACTCATGTGAACTCGTGCTCAGGGAATTGAAACAATGGATGACACCAGAAAAG GCTAAAACTTCAATCACAGCTTTTCCGTCTTCGGCTGAAATCATACCTGAACCACTTGGTGTTGTGTTAGTCATCTCCGCGTGGAACTATCCATTTT TGTTGTCCCTTGATCCAGTTGTCGGAGCTATAGCAGCTGGTAATGCTGTGGTTCTAAAACCATCAGAAATTGCTCCGGCTTCATCTTCACTGCTGGAGAAATTGTTAGGGGAGTACTTGGATAACTCGTCTATAAGAGTTGTGGAAGGAGCGGTGGATGAAACTACTGCCTTGTTGCAACAAAAGTGGGACAAAATTTTCTACACAG GTAATGGAAAAGTGGGACGGATAGTGATGGCTGCTGCTGCAAAACACCTTACACCAGTTGTTCTTGAACTTGGAGGAAAATCTCCAACTGTTGTTGATTCAAATGTCAATTTAGAG GTTGCTGCAAGACGGATCATTTCTGGCAAATGGGGCTGTAACAATGGACAAGCCTGCATTTCTCCTGATTATCTTATAACAACAAAAGAATTTGCTCCGAAATTG GTAGACGCGTTAAAGACTGAATTGGAAAACTGTTTTGGAAAGAACCCAATAGAATCCAACGATTTGTCGCGCATTGTGAACTCTAACCACTTTGCTCGCTTGTTAAAGTTCTTGGACGACGATAAGGTTTCTGGCAAGATTGTTTATGGAGGTGAAAAGGATGAAAGCAAATT GAGGATTGCTCCAACTATTTTATTAGACGTTCCACAAGATTCTCTGATAATGAGTGAGGAAATCTTTGGTCCATTGCTTCCGATAGTCACGGTAAGAATAAAAGCACACAAAAAAGAACTCATTTTATGTCATTTAGTTCAAATTTCATCTGTCTTCTTTGGTTATCTTTTACA ATTTGGTTCTGCCAGAGCCGTAAACCGGCGCTACATCAGTGATTGTGTGCCTTTGAAAATCCGCATACAAGCATCGGCAGGTTTTGTTAGTGCCAGCGCTCTTGGAATGGCCTGTGGTCCTGCATTAGCTGGCTTACTGCAGACGAATTTTAAGATTTACAATGTTACATTTAATCAAGATACTTTGCCAGGGTGGGTTATGACTATTGCTTGGCTTATTTATTCAATATGGCTGTGGATCTCTTTTGTGGAACCTTCTCGTGAATTTGAAGAGGACCGTAAAACAGATAAATCTCAGAAATCTAATGCTGGTACCTCTACTGATGACTTTTACTTTTTCTATTGTGATCTATCAAGATAG